DNA from Frateuria edaphi:
CATTCGCGTCTGCTCGAGCGCGCCGCGCGCGTCAACGAGGCCTACGTCGAGAAGGAGACCAACGGCGAGGTCAAGGGCAAGACCGGTTCGCTCACCGCGCTGCCGATCATCGAGACCCAGGCCGGCGACGTGTCGGCGTTCGTGCCGACCAACGTGATCTCGATCACCGACGGCCAGATCTTCCTGGAAACCGACCTGTTCAACGCGGGCATCCGTCCGGCGGTGAACGCCGGTATCTCGGTGTCGCGCGTGGGTGGTGCGGCGCAGACCAAGATCGTCAAGAAGCTCTCCGGCGGCGTGAAGCTGTCGCTGGCCCAGTTCCGCGAGCTGGCTGCGTTCGCGCAGTTCGCCTCGGACCTGGACCCGGCCACCCGCGCCCAGCTCGACCGCGGCCAGCGCGTGACCGAGCTGATGAAGCAGAAGCAGTACGCGCCGCTGTCGATCGCCGAGCTCGCGCTGTCGGTGTACGCCGCCGAGAAGGGCTACCTGGACGACCTGCCGGTCGCCAAGGTGCTCGACTTCGAGCGTGGCCTGCACGCGTTCTTCCATCAGAACCACGGCGAGCTGATGAAGAAGATCGTCGCTACCGGCGACTGGAACGGCGAAATCGAGGGCGTCTTCAAGAGCGGCCTGGACGAGTACAAGAAGACCGGTTCCTGGTGAACCCCGCCGGCGGGCCTTGAGGCCTGCCGCGCACGTTGACGGCGGGCCATGAGCCCGCCCCACGCAGGTCGAACCCAAGAGCAGACAGATGGCAAGCGGACGCGAAATCAAAACCAAGATCAAGAGCACGCAGAACATGCGCAAGGTGACGCGCGCGCTCGAGATGGTCTCGGCCTCGAAGATCCGCAAGGCGCAGGACCTGATGAAGGCCTCGCGTCCGTATGCGCGGATGATGCGCCGGGTGATCGCCCACGTGGCCCAGGCCAACACGGACTTCAAGCATCCGTTCCTGGTCGAGCGCGAGAATGTCGCGCGCGTGGCCTTCATCGTGATCTCCACCGACCGCGGCCTGTGCGGCGGCCTGAACTCGAACTTGTTCCGGCGCGTGTTGCCGGCGGTGCGCGAGTGGCAGGACAAGGGCGCGCAGGTCGACGTGGTGGCGATCGGCCAGAAGGCGATCCAGTTCTTCCGTCGCATCAAGGGCGTCAACCTTGTCGGCAGCGTCAGCCATCTGGGCGAGCGGCCCAAGCTCGAGCAGCTGGTCGGCGTGATCAAGGTCGTGCTGGACGCCTATGCGGCCAATGGACTGGACCGCGTGTTCCTGGCCTACAACGACTTCGTCAACACGATGACGCAGAAGCCGATGGTCGACGCGCTGCTGCCGTTGCCTCTGGTGGCGGCCGAGCTGTCGGCGCACCAGCAGGCAGGCGAGTCGGCCTATGCCGGCATCACGCTGGAGCAGACCCACGACTGGGACTACATCTACGAACCCGATGCGGCCGCGGTGCTCGAGCACGTGCTCGGCCGCTACGTCGAGTCGGTGGTGTACCAGGGCGTGCTGGAGAACCTTGCCAGCGAGCACGCAGCGCG
Protein-coding regions in this window:
- the atpG gene encoding F0F1 ATP synthase subunit gamma translates to MASGREIKTKIKSTQNMRKVTRALEMVSASKIRKAQDLMKASRPYARMMRRVIAHVAQANTDFKHPFLVERENVARVAFIVISTDRGLCGGLNSNLFRRVLPAVREWQDKGAQVDVVAIGQKAIQFFRRIKGVNLVGSVSHLGERPKLEQLVGVIKVVLDAYAANGLDRVFLAYNDFVNTMTQKPMVDALLPLPLVAAELSAHQQAGESAYAGITLEQTHDWDYIYEPDAAAVLEHVLGRYVESVVYQGVLENLASEHAARMVAMKSASDNANKVIAELTLSYNKARQAAITQEISEIVGGAAAV